From Verrucomicrobiia bacterium:
CCGTCGTCGTCGCCAACCAGAAAGGAGTTCGCCCCGGCATAAAGAACAATCGACCCGGCAAAGTAAAAGTAGGTGTTGTCCAAACTCGCGTTTGGACCATATCCAGCCGCAGGTGTTGAGAAGTTCGAGGACTGATTGTTGAAGGTGGGATTGTTAAGGAAACTCGACAGAGTATATACTGCACCCGAATCAAATGGATTGTAGTTAAAACCTGAGCTGGTGAATGTCGCGTCGGGAGTGCCCAGGTAAAGAGAATTGCTCGATTGCCCATACCCCAGAACGGCATTCTCGGCCGCGGTTTGTTGGTTCTGCCATAACATGCCCACAATTTGAGCATTGCCCACGCAAACAGACATCGCCGCCATGGCAGCAAACGCGATCTTACTGCGCGATGTAATGCTTCTTTTCATACAATTAATCGGCCCTCTTTTTGGGTTTGTCATGAGTTCCACCCCTTAGTGCGACGTTTCGCGGCAAAACGGCTCAGCCAACCACGAGAATCTTTTTACAGGTTGTAAACTTTTTAGTTGAAAACTCTGTGAGTGGCTCTGGGTTGTTCATGGATGGAGTCAACCCATAGTTTGGTTCGATTTGGCATCGGCGCATGTATTTCTTGGTTGACGTTGACGGCCGGCCGGACTATCCCGCCGCTCATGCCGCGCAAGCTTCGCGTTCAATTTCCCGGCGCGATGTATCACGTGATGAGCCGTGGCGACAGGCGTGAGAGAATCTTCCTGGACGACGTGGACCGCCAGGATTTTATCAAAAGCCTTGCCGAAGCGTGTCAGAAAACCAGTTGGCAGGTCCATGCGTATTGCCTCATGCCCAACCACTATCACCTGGTGCTGGAAACGCCGCAACCCAACCTCGTGCCGGGAATGGCCTGGTTACAAAGCAGCTACACCATTCGGCTCAACCACCGACACCACCTTGTCGGTCATGTCTTCAGCGGGCGCTATCGGTGCCAACTGGTCGAAGGCAGCAGCAGCGGGTACCTGAAGACGGCCTGCGATTACGTGCACCTCAATCCAGTCCGCGCCAGGTTGCTCGACCCTCAAGAGCGGCTGCTGGCCTATCCGTGGAGCAGCTTTGGTGCGTACGTCGCCGCGCCCGAGCATCGGCCCTCCTGGATCCGGGTTGACCGACTGCTCGGTGAACACGGGATTCAGGAGGATACCCCGATGGCGCGGCAGTGTTTCGAGCAGAGAATGGAGACCCGCCGCGCCGAAGAAACCGACCCGGAGACGCTCAAAGCGATGCAGCACGGTTGGTGCTTGGGCAGCGAGGCTTTCAGAAGGCAAATGCTGGCAAGGATGGAGGCTAGCTTAGGCGGTCATCACGCCGGCCAACTGCACTTGCAAGCGGCGCAGGCCAAAGCCGAGCGGCTCATCGCTGAGGAGCTCCAGCAGCTTGGCTGGCGCGAGGAAGACCTGGCGAACCGACCGAAGAATGACCCGCTAAAACTTGAGATGGCCGCGCGCTTGCGCCGGGAAACCACGCTGTCGATCAAAGCGATTGCGGCTCGGGTTCACCTTGG
This genomic window contains:
- a CDS encoding transposase, whose amino-acid sequence is MPRKLRVQFPGAMYHVMSRGDRRERIFLDDVDRQDFIKSLAEACQKTSWQVHAYCLMPNHYHLVLETPQPNLVPGMAWLQSSYTIRLNHRHHLVGHVFSGRYRCQLVEGSSSGYLKTACDYVHLNPVRARLLDPQERLLAYPWSSFGAYVAAPEHRPSWIRVDRLLGEHGIQEDTPMARQCFEQRMETRRAEETDPETLKAMQHGWCLGSEAFRRQMLARMEASLGGHHAGQLHLQAAQAKAERLIAEELQQLGWREEDLANRPKNDPLKLEMAARLRRETTLSIKAIAARVHLGTSKAANAKLHTHMRHGNQPDTSQPMLGI